The following are encoded together in the Robertmurraya sp. FSL R5-0851 genome:
- a CDS encoding cell division protein FtsQ/DivIB, translated as MIGLDQGKIVSIEERIPKLKQQRRKKANRRLVTLLSLFFLLIVCVVYFQSPLSHIKKISVSGNDLYKAELLVKNSGLSTGMNIWKLDKKEVETKIEKLPEIKSATVKWSFPNSVLITVEEYDRIAVIANENSFIPVLENGEILEDEGITSSPSNAPILIGFTEGEILEEMVNSLKELPFEILYSISEVNYTPKETDRFHISLYMNDGNEVSASLRSFSKKMIHYPSIVSQLDPSQKGVIDLEVGSYFKSYDPGGVETSEEEGEG; from the coding sequence AACGGATTCCCAAATTGAAACAACAAAGACGAAAAAAGGCAAATAGAAGACTTGTAACCTTATTAAGTTTATTCTTCTTGTTAATCGTTTGTGTCGTTTATTTCCAATCACCGCTCAGTCATATTAAAAAAATAAGTGTTAGTGGTAATGACTTATATAAGGCTGAACTTCTTGTGAAAAACAGTGGCTTGTCCACTGGAATGAATATTTGGAAGCTTGATAAGAAAGAAGTGGAAACGAAAATAGAGAAGCTTCCGGAAATAAAATCAGCAACTGTAAAATGGTCATTTCCTAATAGTGTATTAATTACTGTAGAGGAATATGATCGGATTGCCGTTATTGCAAATGAAAATTCGTTTATTCCCGTGTTAGAGAATGGTGAAATACTAGAGGATGAAGGGATTACAAGCTCCCCTTCTAATGCCCCGATATTAATTGGTTTTACAGAAGGTGAGATCCTTGAAGAGATGGTTAATAGCCTGAAAGAGCTCCCGTTTGAAATTCTTTACTCCATTTCAGAAGTGAACTACACACCGAAAGAAACGGATCGTTTCCATATTTCTTTATATATGAATGATGGAAATGAAGTCAGTGCATCTTTAAGGAGTTTCTCAAAAAAAATGATACACTACCCTTCCATCGTTAGTCAGTTAGATCCGTCACAAAAGGGTGTCATTGATTTAGAGGTGGGTTCGTATTTTAAATCATACGACCCAGGAGGAGTTGAAACAAGTGAAGAAGAGGGTGAAGGGTAA
- a CDS encoding DUF881 domain-containing protein, whose amino-acid sequence MKKRVKGKHVILSLVFLVLGYMVSFSYHLTKQEKAQNTITDKQWNRDLELRNQLISQEERNRELQNELKEKQDKIVEIEEELAKEEQVFFNLAEDAEKYRMFVGKVKVKGKGVEVSLADGDYNPNEENINNYIVHEHHVFKVINELYISGASAIAINGQRLTHNSYILCNGPVIEVDGYQHPAPFVITAIGDPDVMTSALNLTGGIKDMLVNDNIEVTIQKKEEVILDPLLGT is encoded by the coding sequence GTGAAGAAGAGGGTGAAGGGTAAACATGTTATCCTCTCGTTAGTTTTCCTTGTATTAGGTTATATGGTGTCTTTTTCTTACCATTTAACTAAGCAGGAAAAAGCACAAAATACGATAACGGACAAGCAGTGGAATCGTGATTTAGAATTGCGAAATCAGTTGATTTCACAGGAAGAAAGAAACCGAGAGCTTCAGAATGAATTAAAGGAAAAACAAGATAAAATTGTAGAGATTGAAGAAGAATTAGCGAAAGAAGAACAAGTTTTCTTCAATCTCGCGGAAGACGCGGAAAAATATCGTATGTTTGTAGGTAAAGTCAAGGTAAAAGGGAAGGGAGTAGAAGTGTCCCTTGCTGATGGTGACTACAATCCTAATGAAGAAAACATAAATAACTATATTGTTCATGAGCACCATGTCTTTAAAGTGATTAATGAGTTATATATTTCGGGTGCTTCGGCAATTGCGATTAATGGGCAAAGGCTCACACATAATTCCTATATTCTTTGTAATGGTCCAGTGATTGAAGTGGATGGATATCAACATCCTGCTCCTTTTGTTATTACGGCTATTGGTGATCCTGATGTGATGACCTCTGCTTTGAATTTAACAGGAGGAATTAAAGATATGCTGGTAAATGACAATATTGAAGTAACGATCCAGAAAAAAGAAGAAGTTATATTAGATCCGTTATTAGGCACTTAA
- a CDS encoding DUF881 domain-containing protein — protein sequence MDRKKINSLVIIGVIVGFMLAIQFQTVSKPEVRDTRDTWQLREDLLKEKELQSRLIKEIRSIEEKLNEYETEREQGKGNTLRNTLEELKQEAGLTELTGPGLTIYIEQLNEELILGTSGATLSPDLLERLLNEINMYGAKHVSVAGQRVINTTVIRDINGETKINGRSLTKFPIEIIVLTEDFTVAEKLYNQMQVSKSAEEFFIDNLTVTIKKPELSIAVPAFEDSIRIRGMEQVKSDKGDS from the coding sequence GTGGACAGAAAGAAAATAAACAGCTTGGTAATCATCGGGGTCATTGTTGGATTCATGCTTGCTATCCAATTTCAAACGGTCTCTAAACCAGAGGTACGAGACACAAGGGATACCTGGCAGCTTCGTGAGGATTTACTGAAGGAAAAGGAACTTCAATCCCGACTGATTAAAGAAATTCGTTCCATTGAAGAAAAATTGAACGAATACGAAACGGAAAGAGAACAGGGAAAAGGAAACACGTTAAGGAATACTCTAGAGGAATTAAAGCAAGAAGCAGGACTAACAGAGTTGACTGGCCCAGGTTTGACGATATACATAGAACAACTGAATGAAGAATTGATCTTAGGGACTTCTGGTGCTACACTTTCACCGGACCTATTAGAACGACTGCTAAATGAGATAAATATGTATGGTGCAAAACATGTTTCGGTCGCAGGTCAAAGGGTGATCAATACTACTGTAATCCGTGATATAAATGGCGAAACGAAAATAAACGGACGTTCCTTAACAAAATTTCCAATTGAAATTATCGTTTTGACGGAGGATTTTACCGTTGCGGAAAAGCTGTACAATCAAATGCAGGTTTCTAAATCAGCAGAAGAATTCTTTATTGATAATTTAACCGTCACCATAAAGAAGCCTGAGCTTTCCATTGCTGTCCCAGCCTTTGAAGATTCTATTCGAATTAGAGGTATGGAGCAAGTAAAATCTGACAAAGGAGATAGTTAA
- a CDS encoding small basic family protein produces MWLPLLGLIIGVVLGLLTDISVPEEYSNYLSIAVLAALDTLFGGIRAHLQNIYDEKVFVSGFFFNIILAASLAFLGVHLGVDLYLAAVFAFGVRLFQNIAVIRRILLTKWSTNKEK; encoded by the coding sequence ATGTGGCTTCCCCTTTTAGGATTGATCATTGGAGTCGTCCTTGGATTATTAACAGATATATCTGTCCCTGAGGAATATTCCAATTATCTATCCATTGCCGTACTAGCTGCCCTTGATACTTTATTCGGTGGAATCAGGGCACATCTGCAAAATATATATGACGAAAAGGTTTTTGTTTCCGGTTTTTTCTTTAATATTATTCTTGCTGCAAGTTTAGCTTTTCTAGGTGTTCATCTTGGTGTAGACTTGTATTTAGCAGCAGTTTTTGCGTTTGGGGTAAGACTATTTCAAAATATAGCCGTGATTCGAAGAATTCTGCTAACAAAATGGTCTACAAATAAAGAAAAATAG
- the ftsA gene encoding cell division protein FtsA — MNSNEIYVSLDIGTSSVKVIIGEMVNDSLNIIGVGNVKSEGLRKGSIVDIDETVHSIRKAIEQAERMIGMEINKVIVGVTGNHVMLQPCHGVVAVSSENREITNEDVARVIDAAQVISIPPEREIIDVIPKQFIVDGLDEINDPRGMIGVRLEMEGTIITGSKTILHNTLRCVERSGLEILDITLQPLASGAFALSKDEKNLGVALVDIGGGSTTISVFEHGFLRAASVLPVGGDHITKDISIGLRTSTEDAEKIKTKHGHAYYDHASEEEVFSVPIIGSDQHQQFNQLEVSDIIEARTEEIFDLIQNEIRRLGIRDLPGGYVLSGGVANTQGILELAQVVFQNRVRIAIPDYIGVREPQYTTAVGLIKFAYKNAKIQGRSIGNSTAAGESKEKRVQKQPQPKAKPDKQPEEKMTSRVKKFLGYFFE; from the coding sequence ATGAACAGCAATGAAATATATGTAAGTCTTGACATCGGTACATCCAGCGTAAAAGTGATCATTGGAGAAATGGTCAATGACTCTTTGAATATTATTGGTGTTGGCAATGTTAAATCCGAAGGACTAAGAAAAGGATCCATTGTTGATATAGATGAAACCGTTCATTCTATTAGAAAGGCAATCGAACAAGCTGAGAGAATGATAGGCATGGAAATTAATAAGGTAATTGTTGGTGTAACTGGAAATCATGTGATGTTACAGCCATGTCATGGTGTAGTAGCTGTATCAAGTGAAAATCGTGAAATTACCAATGAGGATGTTGCTAGAGTAATTGATGCAGCACAAGTAATATCCATTCCACCTGAGCGTGAGATTATTGATGTCATTCCGAAGCAATTTATTGTTGATGGATTAGATGAAATTAATGACCCACGGGGAATGATAGGTGTAAGGCTTGAAATGGAAGGAACGATTATTACAGGTTCTAAGACGATTTTACATAATACTCTTCGATGCGTAGAACGTTCTGGATTAGAAATCCTTGATATTACTTTACAACCACTTGCTTCTGGTGCCTTTGCACTCTCAAAGGATGAAAAAAACTTAGGTGTGGCACTCGTTGATATTGGTGGGGGATCAACAACAATTAGTGTTTTTGAACATGGATTCTTACGAGCAGCAAGTGTACTTCCAGTTGGTGGAGACCATATAACAAAAGATATATCGATTGGTCTTCGGACATCTACTGAAGATGCTGAGAAAATAAAAACAAAACATGGACATGCATACTATGACCATGCTTCCGAAGAAGAAGTGTTTAGCGTACCGATTATCGGAAGTGATCAGCATCAACAATTTAACCAGCTTGAAGTTTCTGATATTATTGAAGCAAGAACGGAAGAAATTTTTGACCTTATACAAAATGAAATTAGACGTTTGGGCATTCGTGATTTACCTGGTGGTTATGTTTTATCAGGTGGAGTAGCAAACACTCAAGGAATTCTTGAATTAGCGCAAGTGGTTTTCCAAAACCGAGTTCGCATCGCCATTCCGGATTATATTGGAGTACGTGAACCGCAATACACGACTGCTGTCGGTTTAATAAAATTCGCTTACAAAAATGCTAAAATACAAGGTAGGTCTATTGGTAACAGTACGGCTGCTGGCGAATCAAAGGAAAAGAGAGTTCAAAAGCAGCCTCAACCAAAGGCAAAGCCGGACAAGCAGCCGGAAGAAAAAATGACATCACGAGTGAAAAAATTCCTTGGTTACTTTTTTGAATAG
- the ftsZ gene encoding cell division protein FtsZ, protein MLEFDTNLDSLATIKVIGVGGGGNNAVNRMIEHGVQGVEFIAVNTDAQALNLSKAETRMQIGGKLTRGLGAGANPEVGKKAAEESREQIEEVLAGADMVFVTAGMGGGTGTGAAPVIAQIARELGALTVGVVTRPFTFEGRKRSTQAQGGISSMKEAVDTLIVIPNDRLLEIVDKSTPMLEAFREADNVLRQGVQGISDLIATPGLINLDFADVKTIMSNKGSALMGIGVAAGENRATEAAKKAISSPLLEKSIDGAQGVLMNITGGSNLSLYEVQEAADIVASASDQEVNMIFGSVINDNLKDEILVTVIATGFNEDISQPKPTSRPGFGQQKQSVAPTKPQREIIREEEYNEPVRSNTSHSSDDTLDIPTFLRNRNRRR, encoded by the coding sequence ATGTTGGAATTTGATACAAATTTAGATTCATTGGCAACTATAAAAGTAATCGGCGTAGGTGGAGGCGGAAACAATGCTGTTAATCGGATGATTGAGCATGGCGTCCAAGGTGTCGAATTTATCGCGGTAAATACAGATGCGCAGGCATTAAATTTATCGAAGGCAGAAACAAGAATGCAAATTGGGGGAAAGCTTACTCGTGGACTTGGAGCAGGAGCAAACCCTGAAGTAGGGAAAAAAGCAGCTGAAGAAAGTAGAGAACAAATTGAAGAAGTGTTAGCTGGGGCCGATATGGTTTTCGTTACAGCTGGTATGGGTGGCGGAACTGGAACAGGGGCTGCACCCGTTATTGCTCAAATCGCTCGCGAGTTAGGGGCATTAACAGTCGGAGTTGTAACAAGACCGTTTACGTTTGAAGGTAGAAAGCGTTCGACTCAAGCTCAAGGTGGCATCTCTTCCATGAAGGAAGCGGTTGATACACTAATCGTTATTCCAAATGATCGTCTTCTTGAAATTGTGGATAAGAGTACACCAATGCTTGAAGCATTCCGTGAGGCTGACAATGTTCTACGTCAAGGGGTTCAAGGTATATCGGACCTTATTGCAACACCTGGTCTTATCAACTTAGACTTTGCAGATGTAAAGACAATTATGTCTAACAAAGGCTCTGCTCTTATGGGGATTGGTGTAGCTGCAGGAGAAAACCGTGCAACAGAAGCAGCAAAGAAAGCCATTTCTTCACCGCTTCTAGAAAAGTCCATTGATGGAGCACAAGGAGTCTTGATGAACATTACTGGTGGATCAAACTTAAGCCTATATGAAGTTCAGGAAGCAGCAGATATCGTTGCTTCTGCATCTGACCAAGAAGTGAACATGATTTTTGGATCGGTTATCAATGATAACTTGAAGGATGAGATCCTAGTAACAGTGATTGCGACCGGTTTTAATGAAGATATTTCTCAACCGAAGCCAACAAGTCGTCCAGGTTTTGGGCAACAAAAACAATCTGTTGCACCTACAAAGCCACAAAGAGAAATCATTCGTGAAGAGGAGTACAATGAACCTGTACGTTCAAATACTTCACACAGCAGTGACGATACGTTAGATATACCTACTTTCTTACGTAATCGCAATAGAAGACGATAG
- the spoIIGA gene encoding sigma-E processing peptidase SpoIIGA, producing MTLYLDVIWLLNLLFDTLLLYLTAIIVKREYKIWRLFCGGLIGSFIIILAFTPFQNYSGHPVVKLAFSLVMVLVTFGYKRLRTFIRTTMTFYFVTFLVGGALIGVHYFIQFDNQLTSSVLIGSVKGFGDPISWFFVLIGFPIAWHFSRSNIEQFEMTKIQFDQMVSIRIQIGESQFTCKGLVDSGNQLYDPLTKMPVMFVSVYNQLETIPESIRILSSEKDEIIYGKASLPTEWENKLRIIPYKVVGQEHQLIIAVKPDQLQIEMEEKIIQVDKGLVSFTTQQLSSEDTFQCIVHPKMVTGVAKVKSDVKVS from the coding sequence TTGACACTTTATTTAGATGTGATTTGGCTGCTAAATCTCCTTTTCGATACGTTACTTCTTTATTTAACTGCCATAATAGTAAAAAGAGAGTATAAGATTTGGAGACTGTTTTGTGGAGGACTTATAGGATCCTTCATTATTATATTGGCTTTTACTCCTTTTCAGAATTATTCTGGTCATCCTGTCGTGAAATTAGCCTTTTCTTTAGTGATGGTTCTAGTTACCTTTGGATACAAAAGATTACGTACCTTTATCCGTACAACGATGACCTTCTATTTCGTTACCTTTTTAGTAGGTGGAGCGCTTATTGGGGTTCATTATTTCATTCAGTTTGATAACCAATTGACCTCCTCTGTTTTAATAGGAAGTGTAAAGGGATTTGGTGATCCGATTAGCTGGTTTTTTGTTCTCATAGGTTTTCCGATTGCATGGCATTTCTCCAGATCAAATATTGAACAATTTGAAATGACGAAAATACAATTTGATCAAATGGTTTCTATTCGCATTCAGATTGGAGAAAGTCAATTCACATGTAAAGGTCTGGTGGATAGTGGGAATCAACTTTATGATCCTCTCACTAAAATGCCTGTCATGTTTGTCTCTGTCTATAACCAATTAGAAACGATCCCTGAATCCATTAGGATACTTTCAAGTGAAAAGGATGAGATCATTTATGGAAAAGCCTCTCTTCCAACTGAATGGGAAAATAAGCTCCGAATTATCCCGTATAAAGTAGTTGGACAAGAGCATCAGCTTATCATTGCTGTTAAGCCTGACCAACTTCAAATAGAGATGGAAGAAAAAATAATTCAAGTAGACAAAGGATTAGTTTCCTTTACAACCCAGCAGCTTTCCTCTGAAGATACGTTTCAGTGTATTGTTCATCCAAAGATGGTAACAGGTGTCGCAAAGGTGAAATCAGATGTAAAGGTAAGTTAA
- the sigE gene encoding RNA polymerase sporulation sigma factor SigE, whose amino-acid sequence MKNIKLRLSYYWYKLLIKLGLKTDEVFYIGGSEALPPPLSKEEEEVLLQKLPSGDKAARSILIERNLRLVVYIARKFENTGINIEDLISIGTIGLIKAVNTFNPEKKIKLATYASRCIENEILMYLRRNNKIRSEVSFDEPLNIDWDGNELLLSDVLGTEEDIITKDLEANVDKKLLLKALHQLNDREKQIMELRFGLGTGEEKTQKDVADMLGISQSYISRLEKRIIKRLKKEFNKMV is encoded by the coding sequence ATGAAAAATATAAAACTTCGACTATCTTATTACTGGTATAAATTATTAATCAAGCTAGGACTCAAGACAGATGAGGTCTTCTATATAGGTGGAAGTGAGGCATTGCCTCCTCCGTTATCAAAAGAAGAAGAAGAAGTGTTGCTTCAAAAACTTCCGAGTGGGGATAAAGCAGCGAGGTCCATCCTTATTGAGAGAAATTTACGACTTGTTGTTTATATAGCTAGAAAGTTTGAAAATACAGGAATTAATATTGAAGATTTAATTAGTATCGGAACGATCGGTTTAATAAAGGCAGTTAACACGTTTAATCCTGAAAAGAAAATAAAGCTTGCTACATACGCATCAAGATGTATTGAAAATGAAATACTCATGTACTTACGGAGAAATAATAAAATTCGCTCAGAAGTTTCCTTTGATGAACCATTGAATATTGATTGGGACGGTAACGAGTTGTTATTGTCAGATGTATTAGGAACAGAAGAAGATATTATTACAAAAGACCTGGAAGCAAATGTTGATAAAAAGCTTTTATTAAAAGCATTACATCAGCTGAATGACCGTGAAAAACAAATCATGGAGTTGCGTTTTGGATTAGGTACGGGAGAAGAAAAAACCCAGAAAGACGTTGCTGATATGCTTGGTATATCACAATCGTATATTTCAAGACTGGAAAAAAGGATTATTAAAAGACTGAAGAAAGAGTTTAATAAAATGGTTTAG
- the sigG gene encoding RNA polymerase sporulation sigma factor SigG: MTRNKVEICGVDTSKLPVLKNEEMRLLFKEMQAGDITAREKLVNGNLRLVLSVIQRFNNRGEFVDDLFQVGCIGLMKSIDNFDLGQNVKFSTYAVPMIIGEIRRYLRDNNPIRVSRSLRDIAYKALQVREKLMSETSKEPTAEEIAKVLDVSHEEIVFALDAIQDPVSLFEPIYNDGGDPIYVMDQLSDERNKDIQWIEEIALKEGMRRLNDREKLILRKRFFQGKTQMEVAEEIGISQAQVSRLEKAAIKQMNKNIQT, from the coding sequence TTGACTCGTAATAAAGTTGAAATTTGCGGTGTTGATACATCTAAGTTACCTGTTTTGAAAAATGAAGAAATGCGTTTACTATTTAAAGAAATGCAAGCCGGGGATATAACAGCCCGAGAAAAGCTCGTGAATGGAAACTTACGCCTTGTGTTAAGTGTCATTCAGCGATTTAACAATCGTGGTGAGTTTGTTGATGACCTGTTTCAGGTAGGGTGCATCGGGTTGATGAAATCAATTGATAATTTTGACCTAGGTCAAAACGTGAAATTCTCTACTTATGCTGTTCCGATGATAATCGGAGAAATCCGACGATACTTAAGAGATAACAACCCGATTCGAGTATCCCGTTCTTTAAGGGATATTGCTTACAAGGCATTACAAGTTCGAGAAAAACTAATGAGTGAGACGTCAAAGGAGCCAACTGCTGAAGAAATTGCAAAAGTACTAGATGTTTCTCATGAAGAAATTGTTTTTGCTTTAGATGCCATTCAAGATCCCGTTTCGTTATTTGAACCTATCTATAATGACGGAGGAGATCCTATTTATGTGATGGATCAATTAAGCGATGAACGTAACAAGGATATTCAATGGATTGAAGAAATTGCTTTAAAAGAAGGAATGAGACGACTCAACGATAGAGAAAAGCTCATCCTAAGAAAGCGATTCTTCCAAGGAAAAACTCAAATGGAAGTAGCTGAAGAGATAGGAATCTCACAAGCCCAAGTGTCCAGACTAGAAAAAGCTGCGATTAAACAAATGAATAAGAACATACAAACATAA
- a CDS encoding YlmC/YmxH family sporulation protein, which translates to MVKISEFQIKDVVNVADGKKLGNISDIEINLSNGKIEAIIVSGNGRMLGFFGKEEEIIISWRNILKIGEDVILVRYRGVNEGQYDEAEAK; encoded by the coding sequence ATGGTGAAAATTTCAGAATTTCAAATTAAAGATGTGGTCAATGTTGCAGATGGAAAAAAGTTAGGGAATATTAGTGATATAGAAATAAATCTATCAAACGGAAAAATTGAGGCCATTATTGTAAGTGGTAACGGACGGATGTTAGGCTTCTTTGGTAAAGAAGAGGAGATCATTATTTCTTGGAGAAACATACTTAAAATTGGTGAGGATGTTATTTTAGTTCGTTACAGAGGGGTTAATGAAGGACAATATGATGAAGCAGAAGCCAAGTAA
- the pgeF gene encoding peptidoglycan editing factor PgeF, giving the protein MEPFILKETSHFIIKEWTDRFNGLVAGFTTKNGGHSKNSFSTLNTGFHVGDQEQDVCLNRKVLSKSTGIPLSNWVGAEQTHDVHVKKVSVHDRGLGSNSYANALRDTDAFFTYDKNLLLTLCFADCVPLYFIAPKYEAIAIAHAGWKGTVGGIAKSVITVFKDENIPVSEIFAVIGPSICEKCYIVDDKVISYVENLVEDVEKKTYNRIKENQYHLDLKKLNKQILIKAGMIESNIQVTDLCTSCDSDYFFSHRRDKGKTGRMMSFIGWKEEQSRE; this is encoded by the coding sequence ATGGAACCATTTATTCTAAAAGAAACGTCTCATTTCATCATAAAAGAGTGGACAGATCGTTTCAACGGACTTGTTGCGGGTTTTACTACGAAAAACGGAGGCCATAGCAAGAACTCTTTTTCAACGTTGAATACTGGATTTCACGTTGGAGATCAGGAACAGGACGTTTGCTTAAATCGAAAAGTCTTATCAAAAAGTACTGGTATCCCTTTATCTAATTGGGTAGGTGCCGAGCAGACGCATGATGTACATGTGAAAAAAGTCTCGGTACATGATCGTGGACTTGGTTCAAATTCATACGCGAATGCGCTCAGGGATACCGATGCTTTCTTTACCTATGATAAAAATCTGCTTTTAACATTATGCTTTGCTGACTGTGTTCCGCTCTATTTTATTGCTCCAAAATACGAAGCAATTGCGATTGCTCATGCGGGGTGGAAAGGGACAGTTGGAGGGATCGCGAAAAGTGTGATAACAGTATTTAAGGACGAAAATATTCCTGTTTCGGAAATTTTTGCAGTAATTGGCCCTTCCATTTGCGAAAAATGTTATATTGTAGATGATAAAGTCATTTCATATGTGGAAAATTTAGTGGAAGATGTCGAAAAAAAAACATATAATCGAATCAAAGAAAACCAATACCACTTAGACTTAAAGAAGTTAAATAAACAAATTCTCATCAAAGCAGGTATGATTGAATCAAATATTCAGGTAACTGATTTATGTACGAGTTGTGATTCCGATTATTTTTTCTCCCACCGAAGAGACAAGGGGAAAACGGGTCGGATGATGAGTTTTATTGGTTGGAAGGAGGAGCAATCGAGAGAATGA
- a CDS encoding YggS family pyridoxal phosphate-dependent enzyme — MKVSENLRVLQEKVKEASQRSNRDPEEIKIIAVTKYVTTERASEALECGVTHLGENRDEGLLEKWSTIGDKPTWHFIGTLQTRKVKNIIDKVDYIHSLDRVSLAKEINARAGDRTISCFVQVNASGEESKHGLTPEMVVPFIKELEKYPKIRVEGLMTMAPFTEDDTIIRQSFQSLKNLQLEIQHMDLPYAPCMELSMGMSNDFEIAIEEGSTMIRIGTALVGE; from the coding sequence ATGAAAGTAAGTGAAAATCTACGTGTGCTCCAGGAAAAGGTAAAAGAAGCGAGTCAAAGGAGCAATCGAGATCCAGAAGAAATAAAAATCATAGCTGTAACGAAATATGTAACAACAGAAAGAGCATCAGAGGCATTAGAATGTGGGGTAACACATCTTGGTGAAAATCGTGATGAAGGCCTTCTTGAAAAGTGGAGCACTATAGGGGACAAGCCTACCTGGCATTTTATCGGAACTCTACAAACAAGAAAGGTAAAAAATATCATAGATAAAGTGGATTATATTCACTCATTAGATCGTGTATCCTTGGCAAAGGAAATTAATGCAAGAGCTGGTGATAGAACGATTTCTTGTTTTGTTCAGGTGAATGCGTCTGGTGAAGAATCAAAGCATGGATTAACTCCAGAAATGGTGGTACCATTTATAAAGGAATTAGAAAAATACCCTAAAATAAGGGTAGAAGGGCTAATGACGATGGCGCCTTTTACTGAGGACGATACGATCATTAGACAAAGCTTTCAATCGTTAAAAAATCTTCAACTTGAAATTCAACATATGGATTTACCATATGCTCCATGTATGGAGCTTTCAATGGGAATGTCTAATGATTTTGAGATTGCCATTGAAGAAGGATCTACGATGATACGAATCGGCACCGCATTGGTGGGCGAATAG
- a CDS encoding cell division protein SepF: protein MSIKSKFKTFFFLDDEYENEEEEYEAPATKTQRQPQQQQQSVSPKQNVVSLQSVQKSSKVVLIEPRVYAEAQEIADQLKNRRAVVVNLHRIERDQAKRIVDFLSGTVYAIGGDIQKIGAEIFLCTPDNVEVSGNISQLMQETEYEDTRW from the coding sequence ATGAGTATTAAATCAAAATTTAAAACATTTTTTTTCCTAGATGATGAATATGAGAATGAAGAAGAGGAGTACGAGGCTCCAGCAACAAAGACACAAAGACAACCACAGCAACAGCAACAAAGTGTGTCTCCTAAACAGAATGTGGTAAGCTTACAGAGTGTTCAAAAATCTTCAAAGGTTGTTTTAATTGAACCAAGAGTGTATGCAGAAGCTCAGGAAATTGCAGATCAATTAAAAAATCGTCGAGCAGTTGTTGTGAATTTACACAGAATTGAACGGGACCAAGCGAAACGGATTGTTGATTTTTTAAGTGGTACTGTGTATGCCATCGGTGGAGATATTCAAAAGATTGGTGCAGAAATTTTCTTATGTACACCTGACAATGTGGAGGTATCAGGCAATATCTCACAGCTAATGCAAGAAACAGAATACGAAGATACGAGGTGGTAA
- a CDS encoding YggT family protein yields MDLLLSILIRVIDIYSWALIIYILMSWFPNARETAIGQFLTRICEPYLEPFRRIIPPIGGMIDISPIVGIFVLKLASTGLYTLFGWF; encoded by the coding sequence ATGGATTTACTTCTATCAATATTAATTCGAGTGATTGATATCTATTCTTGGGCATTGATTATTTATATTCTTATGTCTTGGTTTCCTAATGCAAGGGAAACTGCTATCGGTCAATTTTTAACAAGAATTTGTGAACCTTATTTAGAGCCGTTCCGAAGAATTATTCCTCCGATCGGTGGAATGATTGATATTTCTCCGATTGTTGGTATTTTTGTATTAAAATTGGCATCAACAGGCTTGTATACGCTATTTGGTTGGTTTTAG